The genome window TACGAATTTAACAGCGTAATTTCAAAACATTTAGCAAAAAATAACTCTAGTGTTGCTAAATTATTTGCTAATACTTCTAGTTTAGATAGTCTTAATTTGTCTCAATTTAGTTCTTGATTTACTGAAAAACAAGATGCTAATAATAAATTTTTAGAAGAAATTAAGACATTAATACCTGATTTTGAGCCAAAAAAAGTTACTTTTTCTGTTAAAAAACCGAAAAAAGATCTTAAAAATGAAAATACAGTTTTTGTTGTTTTAAAAGTTGATGGTAGCTTTAAAAACCAAGACGAACTACCGTTAGGTCTAAATTTAGGGGAAAATAATCAATATAGTTACAATTTTGACTTTGAATTTGATGCAACTGAGTCAGTTTATTCTGGTTATTTCAGAAACGCAATTGAAAATTTTGATGCAAAAACAGCAGAAAATCTTAAAAATTTAAACTTTGAAATCAAAAAAGATTTACCAGTTACAATTTTTGCATCAACAATTGATAATACAATCAAACATCTTTTCAATAAACCGCTTGATTTAAAAAATATTTCAAAAACAGCAGCACCACTTTTTGATTTATTGAATTTTTCAGCTAACAAAAAAGATAATTTAGTTGCTAGTGAAGCAAAAACAACAGAAGTTTCTGCGACTTTATTTCAAGATTCGGTAGAATCTGAAAAAAATTCAGTTTCTTTGACTGGTTCTAATTCTAAAAAATCAGAAAATGCGGGAAATTATTTAAAATCTCTTTTTGAAAATTTAGAAAAAACTAATTTTCCACCACATACTTCACTTTTTCTTTCATCTTTTTTCAAAGATAAATACACTTTAAAATTGGAAATTAAAACTGAAGGAATCACAAAAGAAGAATTAGAAGCAAAAATTGATAATGTTTCTAAAGATAATCCAGCATATAAAACATTAGCGGAAAGTGTAAAAATGCATTTATTTTTAGATTGAAAAACAAATTTTGAAGTAAAAGAAGAAGATGAAGGTGGAAAAAAGAAAGAGATTTTAACTTCGATTACTGCAGTTAATAATCCGACTTTAAAGTTTAAAGTAAATGAAGATCCATCAAAAAAATCTAGTCAAAAAGTTTTTTTAGATTCAAAAAATCAAGGAATTTATTTGGCTGAAGGTGGAATTAGTTTAGAAAAACCTGAAACGGATTCTGATTCAACAAAACAACTAAAATTAGACAAAGGTAAAACGCTTTTTTATGCTTTTAAACCGACAAAATTATCAAAAAACCCACTTTTGAAGTACTTTTTGTTAAAAACGGAACAAGAAGATCATAAAAATTTAGGTTTAATAATTTTGCCGCATTTTTTAGCAAAAGGAACCAATGTTATAAATGCTGATTTTCAAAAAGAAGTAACTAAAAAAAACGGAAATTCTGAAGGTGTTGCTACAACTGTTAAATTTACACAGTCAACTTACAACGGTGGTATGAAATTTTTTTACAATGAAAATAAAACTGAAATTCTTACCAAAAAAACCCCAAAAAACCCACTTTTACAAGAACAAGATTTTCTAAACAATCCTAATGCAACAATAATTTTAGCGGTTAATGTTACAGAAAATGATGATAAAAAATCGGTGATTAATTTTTCTTTCTATTCAAGCGAAGAAGACAAAGGTAGAAAAGAACTTTTTAAATGGAGCGAAACTATTCCAGATGATTTTGTTTGAGATTTATCAAAAAGTTTAACAATTGGGACTACAAAATCTTTACGTCAAGGCTTGATTGACAAGCAAGAAAATGCATCGAGAGAGTTTTTAGGTATAACTTTCAAAGGGCTTGCTTTGTTTGATAAACCTGAAAACGTTAATGATTATAATGCTTTTTTTGAAAAATTTAGGAAAGAATATATCGATTAGTGCTTTAATTTTCTAATTATTAATTTTAACTATTCTTAACCTAAAAATAGAGTTTTTAATATATAATTATTGTATTAAAAACTCTATTTATTTTTAAGTTAACCTTGGTTATTTTATGAGATTTAGTTTGTCATTTTTCTTTAATGCGATTTTTCGTCGCAAAATACAAAAGCGTTCAATTTTGGCTTTTATATTTTGAATGATTTTTTTGATTATTGTTGCGATAGTCATTATTTTTGTTCAAAAAAAGCCTTGATATGATGCGGTTTCGATTGTTGGCCTTATTGCAATTTCAATTTCTGCACTTGCAACTGTACTAAGACTTGGTTTGTTTAGCAGTTTTTCGCTTTCATATCATAGATGAAGAATCCAATCGCAAAATAAATTGCTAGAAAAACGTGGGTTTAAACCAGAAAAACAAAAAATTGACTATGCTTTTATTAAAAAAAAGCAAAAGGAACTTTCCCTTTTGCCAATTTTTTTAGGTTTTTTAATTGGATTAATCCTTTTATCAATTAGCCTTCCTTTCCTAATTATTAATTCTTAAATAATTAGGAAAGGAAAAAAATACAATTTTTGATGAAAACGTTTATTTTTGAGATGTTTACTGTTTAAAAAAAAAAAAAAAACAGCGTAAAAGTCGCTGTTTTTTTGCACTAATAAGCCGCGTTCTGTATCAGTCAACCATTTGTCTAAATTTTTTAAACTAAAAGTATTTAAAAAATTTCCCAATCGAAGTTCATTTCCCGAAATTGGGTTCCCTCACCAAAATTTAGGTTTCTAGCTCATGGAGTTTACCGCGTTTCACCTTATTTATTAATTTTTTAAAATTTTAGACAATTATTTAATATAAACAGATAAAAAATTAATAAATAAACTCGTCTCTGTGGCACTTGTCGTCTAAGCTTGGGTTTATTAGACCCAACATGAACACTACTACCATCACAGGTAGTGCTAGCGCGGACTTTCCTCAAATATAAATAAAATAGAATTATAAAACTAAAGTTATTTTAATTATACCTGCGATTGACTTGTGCAAACTATAATTATACCATATAATTCTGTTTGTTGCTTCTGTTGTAGAATTGAAATTTTTATTTTTATGATTAAATAGATAGAAAAATGTCACAAACAAATGAAAAAAATTAGGAATTTGAATATGAAATTGATTTTTAAAAGACTAAATTAGAAATAAAAAGTCAAAATTAAAAACTCACGTTTATAAACGTGAGTTTTAGCACTTTAGTTTAATAAAAAAGTTTATTTTAAATAATTGAATTTAAATATTTTTTTTATTAAAAAAATATTTTTCAAGAAGAAATTGCTGTTTTTTCGTTTTTAAGAAGAAAAACTCTATGAAAACATAGAGTGTTTTTGGTTTTTTTTGAGATTAGTTTCAACAAAATTTAACCTGTCTTGTTTCTAGATTAAGAATTTCAAAATTAATTAGAATTGAGTTTTTTGCAAATTTGCTTAATTTGTTTGCTCATTCGATGAAAACGAAGTTTTCACTGAAATAGTCTTGAAATTCATCAAGTTCACCAGGGTAATTGTCAAGATCGATGTGGACTAATTTTTCGTGTAAGAACATAAAGTTAAAAGAAGGAGATGTGATTTTAGTTTTTATACCGATTTTTTCGGCAAATTTTTTGACAAAATCAGTTTTTCCTGAACCGTAAGAACCGGTTAAGTAGATAAATTGAACGTTTTTTTCGATTATTTTTGCAAAAATAATCTCCAAATCTAAAGAGGTTTTGGAGATTATTTTGTTACAAAAAAGGTAATTTTTACTTAAATTTTCCCAATTCATACAGTGTTTTTTAACTTTTATACAGTTTTTAGAAAACTATTATTGACGAGAGGTTGTTTTCATAAAGAAACTAAACGGATCACGGATGTCAAATTTTGACTTTGACTCATAATTTGAGTTAGTCCCAGCGGGAATTTTGTGTCCAACGATAATGTTTTCTTTTAGACCTTCAAGTTTGTCGATTTGTGAAGAAATTACCGAATGAACAAGGATTTTCGAAGTTTCTTGGTAACTTGCAGCGGCTAAAAATGAGTTAGAAAGGAGCGGAATTTGTTTTGCACCTTTGACGATAATGTTTCCAAAAGCTGGGTTTTTACCTTCAGAAATTAATTGACCATTAACTTCTTGGTATTCACTAATGTCAACAATTGAGCCGATGAAGAAATTAGAATCACCGTTTTCGATAATTTGAATTTTTGAAAGCATTTGGCGAATAATGATTTCGATATACTTATCAGAAATTGTAATTCCTTGCATACGGTAAATTCTTTGAATTTCTTTTAGAAGGTAGTTTTGTAAAGTTCGAGCATCAGAAATCGCCAGTAATTCTTTAAGAATGATTGGACCTTCGACTAGTTTTTGTCCTGGGATAACTTTATCACCAACTTGGACACGAAGTTTCTGACTTTGCTCGACACGAACGATATGTTCGGCTCTTTCGTTTTGTGAAGTTTTGTATTCAATTGAGATTAAAAACCCTTTGTTTGCCGCGTTTTTTTCGGCTAGATCAGAAATTTTGGTGATTGTTCCATAATAAGGCGAAATTTTGGCTGGACGACCTCAAGGATGCTCGTGTGAGTCGATTAGTTCGATTAGACGCGTAAATCCGCCAGTGATGTCTTCAACGTTAGCAACCCCTCCAGTATGGAAAGTACGCATTGTAAGTTGTGTTCCAGGTTCACCGATTGATTGGGCGGCGATAATTCCGACGGCTTCACCGATTGAAACGAGTCGATTTGTCGCTAAATCTTTACCATAACACTTTTTGCAGACACTATTTTTGATATGACAAGATAAAATTGAACGGATTTCAACTTTTTTAACACCAGAACTAACAATTTTTTTGGCAGTTTGTAAATTAATTAATGTTCCCGCACTTGCGAGTTTAATTCCTTTAGAATCATAGACATCTTTGTTCAAAAAGCGACCTTCAATTCTTTCGATTAAAGGCACAATTATTGTATTTGTTTTTGTGTCAATAATATCTTTGACCACAAAACCAAAATCAGAGAAGCAATCATCGGCAGTTACAACGATGTTTTGGGCAACATCGACAAGACGACGAGTGAGATAACCAGATTTTGCGGTGTTAAGCGCGGTATCAGTTAGTCCTTTTCGAGCTCCGTGAGTGGATGAGTAGAATTCAAAAGAGGTTAGACCTTCAAGGAAAGAAGACTTAACTGGAACTTCAACAATTGAACGAACAACACGTTCGTTTTCGGCATCGACTTTAAGTGCTTTAACGTTATTTGCCATTAATCCACGCATTCCAGCGAGTTGGACGAAGTTGGAAATATTTCCCCTTGCCCCTGACTTCATCATCATTACTAGTGAATTTTGATTGTCGTTTGTGACGGAATTGCTAAGATCTTCTTGAATGTCGTTTTTAATTTGGGTTCATTTGGCAATTGCAAGCACATATCTTTCATCATCGGTGATTAAACCTTGATTATAAAAAGTGTTTAATTTATTGATATAATCTTCACCTTCAGCGATAAATTCGTGTTTTTTTGGCGCGATTTTGATATCAGAAATTGCAATTGAAGTTCCTGATAAAGTTGAATAGTGAAATCCTAAATCTTTAATTTTATCAAGAATTGAAGGCACCATGTTGTTATAGTTGAACCAAATTTTTTCAAGAAGATCAACTTTTTCATAGTCTTCAAAAACACGGTAAGTTTCAGTTTTGCCTGATTGTTGTTGACGTTTAAAAAGTTGGCTGAATTCAAAAATTGTAAATTCAGCTAATTTGCTAAGGTGTGAAATTGGAAGTTTTTCACCTTTGTAATCACGAAGTTTTTCGTACATGAGAATGCAATTTTCGTAATTTCCAAAATCAAGTTGATCAATAACGAGAGCAATATCTTCTTTGGCAAGAACGCCGTCGTAAGTATCAAAAATTTGTCTAACAATTTTGGCAATTGTCTTTTTATTTAAAGGCTCGTTAATTTTTAAATTTTTAATATACTCACGGAAATTTGTTCCATAAGGAAGGACGTATTTTTTAATTTGGGCGCGGTAGGTAATTTCTAGTTCATCAACTTTTTGGTCAAAAATGAAAGGGAAATTATCGGGGAAAATTCTGTTGAGAATGAATTTCCCCACTGTTGAAATTATATGCCCACGAATGTTTTTGGCTACAAGCGGTTTAACCGATTCAAAAGGTAGAACAACCCGAGCGTGAAGTTCAACTGATCGGAATTCATAGGCTTTTAGCATTTCTTCGTAAGTAGAAAAGAAAGAACCTTCACCTTTTGCCCCTGCTTTTTCCTGGGAAAGATAGTAAAGTCCGAGCACCATATCTTGCGATGGATTAACGATTGGTTCGCCATCTTTTGGCCCTAAAATGTTTTTATCAGCAAACATTAGTTCTTTAGTTTCGCGAACAGCTTCAGGGGAAATTGGAATGTGAACCGCCATTTGGTCACCGTCAAAGTCGGCGTTAAATCCTGCGGTAACAAGCGGGTGTAATTGAATCGCTTTTGCACGCACAAGTACAGGTTCAAAAGCTTGAATTGAAAGTCGGTGCAAAGTTGGTGCCCTATTTAAAATAATTGGCTTATTTTCGATGACTTTTGCCACGTGTGGTCAAATGATTGGATTTTCTTCTTCAATCATTTTTCGTGCTGATTTAATTGAGGCAACCTTTTTTTCTTGAATTAAATTACGGATAATTCAAGGTTCAAAAAGTACCGCTGCCATTTTCCGCGGCAATCCCGCCTGGTGCATTTTTAGTTTTGGACCGACAACAATAACTGATCTACCAGAATAATCAACCCTTTTTCCGAGAAGATTTTGACGAAATCTTCCTTTTTTTCCAGTTAAGGAATCGGAAATTGATTTCAAAGGACGATTTTCTTTGGTTGTCACTTGGTTACTTGTCTTTTTCTGGTTATCAATTAGGGCATCAATTGCTTCTTGGAGCATACGCATTTCGTTTTGAATAATGATAACAGGAGCTTCTGCATCTTTTCATCTTTTTAGCCGATTATTTCTGATAATGATTCGGCGGTATAATTCGTTGCAATCACTTGTAGAATGACGGGAACCATCAAGTTGGACAAGTGGGCGTAAATCTGCGGGAATTACTGGTAAATTTTTAATAATCATTGCTTTTGGATCTTGACCTGAGTTGATAAAAGCATTAATTACCTGTAATCTTTTATAGAGTTTGTCCCGTTTTTGGTTTTTGATAACCACTTTTTTGTTATGAATAATTTGCTTTTGCAAAATTGCAAGTTCGGCTTCGACTTCAGCTTTTTCAGCTTGCAAGTCTAATTTATCAAGTAAATATTCGATTGCAGCAGTTCCAGTAGCAATTTTTGCCTGTGAAAATTCTTCAATTATTTCGTTTAGTTCGTAATAATCAATCCCGTATTCACGGCCGATTTTACTTGATGCGACTTCAGTAAGTTCGGATAAAGCATCTGCGACTGCTTCGTATTCATCGGTTCCAGGGGTGTAGGATTCAAGAATTTCAACAAGGGCGTTTTTATAAATAAGACCTGCTTCAGAAATGTCGATAATTTTGTTTTTTTGGAGTGATTTTAGCCCGCCCGTTTCTAAAACTATATGTGATTTATAGTAAATTATTTGTTCGAGCGCGGATTTAGTGATGTTGGAAGTGATTTTGTCGCCTTCAAAAACTTTTAGTCCTAGCAATTTAGCAACAATAGAATGGTCAATTTTGAAAAATCAAAAATGGAGAATCGGTGCATTAAGCGAAATATGTCCCATTGCGTAACGACGTGATAATTTTGACATTATCTGTGATTTTGAAACTTGACATTCTTTAGTGGTAATACAAAGTTGATTTTCGTTTGCTTTTCGGTATTTTCGACCACAAATTGAACATTTAAAATCAACAAGTGGACCAAAAATTAATTCATCGAAAAGTCCGCCACGCTCTGGTTTGAAAGTTTTGTAATTGATTGTTTCTGGTTTATAAACTTCACCACGTGATCAATCAAGCACATCTTGTGGTGTCGCCAAAGCAAGCGAAATTTTTTCGATTGAATTTTCATAAATTTTCGCGTATTGTCGTGAAACTTTTGTGTTCATTTTTTAAATTCTCCTTTAAAAACGGGAACAATTTCTTTTTTTGTCAAGAATGAAATTTATTTTAATCAAAATCAACATTTTCTTCGTCAAATTCGAATTGGTCATCAACTTTTTCAAGTTGTATACGACCCTCGTTGTCAAATTCGTCAATGAAATCAACAGGAATTTCTGTAAAGTCTATTGCTACTTTTTCTTCCTCTTCTTGTTCTTCAGGTTGATCTTTTTTGTGAACTTCAAGTTTGATTAAAAGACCACGGAGTTCGTAAGCTAAAACATTGAATGACTCTGGAGTTCCAGGGCGAGGGATTTTTCCACCAGAAATTATGTTATTATAAAGCAAATTACGACCTTGAATGTTATCTGATTTGTAGGTTAGAAGTTCTGATAAAACTGAAGTTGCACCAAAAGATTCGAGCGCTCAAGTTTCCATTTCCCCGAATCTTTGCCCACCATTTTGTGATTTTCCACCTAAAGGTTGCTGTGTTGTTAGTGAATAAGGTCCGATTGATCTTGCATGCATTTTATCATCAACCATATGTTGTAATTTCAGCATATACATATAACCAACAGAAACTGGATTCTCAAAAGCTTGACCAGTAATTCCGTCAAATAATTTGAATTTTCCTGATTCAGGAATATTTGCCTCGGCAAACAAACTTTTGATAGTATCAATTTTAATTCCGTCAAAAACTGGGGTGACAAATTTTGTATTTAATCTTTTTGCTGCCATTCCAAGGTGCAATTCTAAAACTTGACCGATATTCATCCGCGAAGGCACACCTTGCGGGTTTAGGACGACATCAACGGGAGTTCCGTCTTCTAAAAACGGCATATCTTCAACTGGAAGAACTATCGAAACAACACCTTTATTTCCGTGCCGACCTGCCATTTTGTCGCCAACTTTAACCTTTCTTTTTTGGGCGATCAAGATTTTAACAAGCATTCCGACACCTTCTTCGAGATTGTCACCTTGATCGCGAGAAAGAATTTGAACATCGATAACGGTTCCGCCTTCACCATTTTTAACACGAAGTGAAGTGTCTTTTTGTGCAAGTGCTTTTTTACCCCAAATTGCCGCCATTAATTTTTCTTCAGCGGTTGGATTATCTTCTCCTTTTGGCGATGTTCTTCCGACTAAAATATCACCAGTATCAACTTCTGAACCAACGATTACGATTCCGTTAGCATCAAGATGGGCGCGTGATTTTGTCGAAGCATTAGGAACTTCGGCAGTTAGAACATCGTTTCCTGCTTTTGAAGAACGGAATTTAATAGTTTGTTCCTGAATGTGAATTGAGGTAAAAACATCGTCTTTTACGAGCTTTTCGCTTAAAATGATGGCATCTTCGTAATTATAACCATATCAAGTGCTGAAAGCAACAAGAACATTTTTTCCAAGGGCAAGTTCACCGTTGTCAGTTGAAGGACCATCGCAAATTAGTTGTCCTTTTTTGACAACATCACCAACTTTAACTGTTGGTTTTTGTAAAATTAGTGTTTCTTGGTTGGACTTTTCAAAAGCACGTAAATAATGAATTTTTTGTGATTCGCCATCGTTAATAATGACTTTTTTTGAATCGACAAAAACTACTTTTCCACTAACGGTTGCGCGTAAATTGGTTGCTGAAAAGCGGGCAATATCAGATTCAATTCCAGTTGCAACAAGCGGTGCTTCTGATTTAATAAGCGGCACTGCTTGACGTTGCATGTTTGAACCCATAAGCGCACGGTTAGCATCGTTATTTTCCAAAAAAGGAATTGCTGATGCTGAAATTGAAGTCATTTGCATTGAAGAAACATCGATATAATCGACTTGTTCTGAGTCAAGAACAAGGTAAGTTTGATTTTTTCGAACTGTTAATTTATCAGCAACAATTCTATTTTTTTTGTCAATTTCGATTGAAGATTGGGCAAAACTTAGTCCGTATTCTTCCGCGGCTGTAAGTCAATGAACTTGTTTAAAATCGACAACGCGATTTGTTACTTTATAATAAGGGGTGATAATAAAACCGTATTTATTGATTTTTGAAAAAACAGAAAAATTAAGAATTAAACCGATGTTTTGACCTTCAGGAGTTTCAACAGGACAAATTCGACCGTAGTGAGTTGAGTGCACATCCCGAACCTCAAATTGGGCGGTATCACGATTTAGACCTCCAGGACCAAGAGAAGTAACTCTTCTTTTGTTTGCCATTTCACCAAGAGGATTAATTTGATCCATAAATTGTGATAGTTTTGATGAGTTGAAAAAATTTTTAAATTGGTTATAAATCGGTTTGTTATTAATAACAGATTTTACTGTTAACTGTGAAAGGTCAGATTTTGATGAAATTCTTTCTTTACTATTTTTTTCAATTTTAGTTAAAGCAATTAAAAATTGGTTCTGTAAAAGTTCGCCAACACTTACAATTCGTTTGTTAATTAGCGAATCAGGGTCGTCGTTTTTTCCTAAATTGTGTAATAAATTGAAATAATAAGAAACAATTGCAATAATATCTGATAAAACCAAAGTTGTTTCAGTTAAATTTGGATCAGTTGCAATAACATTAATAGGTTCGCTATCTTGCAACATTGCTTTTTTGTTTGGTCAAACTTTTACAATTGCGACATAGATTCTTTCGCCTAAATTTTGATTACGACTAATTTGTAATTGGCGAGCATAAATTGATGAATCAACACCTTCAATTTTTGAAAGTTCAATTTCAGAGTTATTGAATTTTTCTTGAATTTCAAGCGCAATTTTACGAGTAATATAAGTACCTTTTTTGTATAAAGTTTGCTTTTTTTTGTTAACAATATCTTCGGCAAGGTAGGATTGTGAAATTCGGTCAATTAAATTAAGTTTAGAATTGAGCATATAACGCCCAGTTGCCGATAAATTATAACGTCTTTCATTGAAAATAATTGACGGAATTAAATTTTTCAGTCCCTCTTCGGTTACACGGTCATCTTTGCGAATAATTCGGTAGATTAGTTCTAAATTGTCCTCAATTGAATCAATTTTGTGTTTTCGAATTGATTCTTGAAGTTCAACTGAACTACCAAAATATTTACGAATTGTTTCGTTAGTGAATCCAAGCGCTTTTAAAAACGCAATCAACGGAATATTTTTATGTTTATCAACACGAAATTTAACAGTATCAACTTGATTCCCTGTAACTTTATGGAAAATTTCCATTCATGAACCTAATTGCGGAATAATTTCCACTTTGTTAAAAAGATCATCGGCTTGTCGATTCCGCACATTTTCACGAAAACAAACACCTGGTGAACGGATTAATTGTGAAACAATAACTTTTTCAAAGCCATTTATGATAAAAGTTCCGCCTTGAGTCATAAATGGAAACTCGGAAAGCAAAATTTCTTGCTCTTCCATTTCTCCATCTTCGACTTGAATTTTAACTAAAGTAACATAAACTCTGGCAGCGTATGTTTTTCCTTTAATTTTTGCTTCACGGATCGCTAAATATTCGTTTTCAGGTTTTTCAACCCGAAGTGAATCAGGGCGAAATTTAATTTCTAATTTCCCATTTGAAGAAACAATTGGAAAAATTTTCTCAAAAGCCTGCGGAATTCCTGAATAAATAAATCAATCAAAAGAATCACGGAGTGAATCTAGAAAATCTGGAGTTTCCAAAGTGTTGTTTGTTTTACCATAAAAACGTCGGTCAGTGCCGATTCCATATGATCTTAAATTGTATAAGTGGTTCATTTTTTCACCCCTTTTTAATTTTTTCCATAAGTTTTTAAATTATATTAGAAAAGAGAAAAAACAGAAATTTTTTTAATAACTTTTAAAAAAATAAGGAAAAAGTTGACTGGGATATTTTCTTATTTCTAATAAGAAAATAAATAAAAATGGTGTTTACACACCTTTTTTATGTTAATTTGCAATTTTTTTTGACAAAAAATTAGTCAATAGAAACTTCTGCCCCAGCTTCAACTAGTTTAGTTTTGTATTCTTCAGCTTCTTCGGGTTTGATTGCCTCTTTAATTACGGAAGGAGCAGCATCAACAAGTTTTTTAGCTTCCATTAAACTTAATCCTAACAAGTCTTTAACTACTTTAATTACGGCAACTTTTTGTTGTCCAGCTGATTTTAATGTTAATTTAACTTCGGTTTTTACTTCGGCTGCAGCGGTTGGAGCGGCGGCAACGGCAACGGCAGACGGATCAACACCAAATTCTTCTTTAAGAGCATCAACAAATTCCATAACTTCTTTAATTGACATCTCTTTTAATGATTCAATAAATTGTTCTTTTGTAATTTTAGCCATTTCTATCCCTTTCTTAGGCGGTTATTTTTTGCTCATCGATTAATAATTTAAGACCAAAAGCCAATTGTTTTAATGGACTTTGGAGCGCAGAAGCTAGCATTGTAATTGCTTCTGTATAGTTTGGAAGTGATGCGATAACAGTATTTTCTTCGCTAGAAACAACTGCTTTTTCATAAATTCCACCTTTGAGAATTAAAAGTGGTTGTTCTTTTGCGTTTTTTGCAATTATTTTTGCAGGCGCAATCGGATCTGTTGTTCCAAAAGCGAATAAATTTGGACCAATTAAATCGCTTTTAAGATTTGAATACCCTGAATTTTCAGCTGCAATTTTGAAAAGACGATTTTTGTATACTTTAGAAAAAACGCCAGAAGATTTAAACTCTTGACGTAGTTGTTGTAATTCAGCGACAGTAAGTCCACGGTATTCAACAATCGCAAGCGAAGAAGAATCAGTCAGTAACTTTTCAATTTCAGCAACAGTTTCAACTTTTTTCTTACGAAAACTATTCAATTTTGCTCTCCTTTCTTTTAAAAATAGGGGCAATACTTGAAAGATACATTCAAATAACAAATTAAGTCAAAAAAATGACAGTTATTATCTCTATGTATTGCGTTAAAATTATACCAAAAATTAATAAAAAGAAAAATATTTTCGTAAATTATTAAAACTTATGACTTCGTTTTACTCTAGTAAAAAATTGTACAGCACAAAAACGTCCCCGGGTCGTAATAAAGCGCTGCTCAAGTTTTACTCTAGTAAGAAATTGTACAGCACAAAAACGAATTGGCGGAATTTTCCTTTATCGCCGGAGTTTTACTCTAGTAAGAAATTGTACAGCACAAAAACGTGAAATTCCAACAGGAAATAATTATACTTGTTTTACTCTAGTAAGAAATTGTACAGCACAAAAACATAGTCACCTGGTTTTTTATGGTCTTTAAAAGTTTTACTCTAGTAAGAAATTGTACAGCACAAAAACTAGTTTTAAAAACTTTTCATTAAAACCAAAGTTTTACTCTAGTAAGAAATTGTACAGCACAAAAACAATAAGAGTTTATACCTGCAGTCTGTAGGGGTTTTACTCTAGTAAGAAATTGTACAGCACAAAAACCATCATGCTAAAAAAGTCTTTGAAATACTGGTTTTACTCTAGTAAGAAATTGTACAGCACAAAAACGGGTATGCGCTGTTTTGTCCAGCAGTTTTCGTTTTACTCTAGTAAGAAATTGTACAGCACAAAAACATATTCCGGGATTTGATATTTTCTGTCAGTGTTTTACTCTAGTAAGAAATTGTACAGCACAAAAACTATTTGCTCCTTTATTCTAATTTAGATAAAGTTTTACTCTAGTAAGAAATTGTACAGCACAAAAAC of Mesomycoplasma dispar contains these proteins:
- the rplL gene encoding 50S ribosomal protein L7/L12 — protein: MAKITKEQFIESLKEMSIKEVMEFVDALKEEFGVDPSAVAVAAAPTAAAEVKTEVKLTLKSAGQQKVAVIKVVKDLLGLSLMEAKKLVDAAPSVIKEAIKPEEAEEYKTKLVEAGAEVSID
- the rplJ gene encoding 50S ribosomal protein L10; translated protein: MNSFRKKKVETVAEIEKLLTDSSSLAIVEYRGLTVAELQQLRQEFKSSGVFSKVYKNRLFKIAAENSGYSNLKSDLIGPNLFAFGTTDPIAPAKIIAKNAKEQPLLILKGGIYEKAVVSSEENTVIASLPNYTEAITMLASALQSPLKQLAFGLKLLIDEQKITA
- the rpoB gene encoding DNA-directed RNA polymerase subunit beta; protein product: MNHLYNLRSYGIGTDRRFYGKTNNTLETPDFLDSLRDSFDWFIYSGIPQAFEKIFPIVSSNGKLEIKFRPDSLRVEKPENEYLAIREAKIKGKTYAARVYVTLVKIQVEDGEMEEQEILLSEFPFMTQGGTFIINGFEKVIVSQLIRSPGVCFRENVRNRQADDLFNKVEIIPQLGSWMEIFHKVTGNQVDTVKFRVDKHKNIPLIAFLKALGFTNETIRKYFGSSVELQESIRKHKIDSIEDNLELIYRIIRKDDRVTEEGLKNLIPSIIFNERRYNLSATGRYMLNSKLNLIDRISQSYLAEDIVNKKKQTLYKKGTYITRKIALEIQEKFNNSEIELSKIEGVDSSIYARQLQISRNQNLGERIYVAIVKVWPNKKAMLQDSEPINVIATDPNLTETTLVLSDIIAIVSYYFNLLHNLGKNDDPDSLINKRIVSVGELLQNQFLIALTKIEKNSKERISSKSDLSQLTVKSVINNKPIYNQFKNFFNSSKLSQFMDQINPLGEMANKRRVTSLGPGGLNRDTAQFEVRDVHSTHYGRICPVETPEGQNIGLILNFSVFSKINKYGFIITPYYKVTNRVVDFKQVHWLTAAEEYGLSFAQSSIEIDKKNRIVADKLTVRKNQTYLVLDSEQVDYIDVSSMQMTSISASAIPFLENNDANRALMGSNMQRQAVPLIKSEAPLVATGIESDIARFSATNLRATVSGKVVFVDSKKVIINDGESQKIHYLRAFEKSNQETLILQKPTVKVGDVVKKGQLICDGPSTDNGELALGKNVLVAFSTWYGYNYEDAIILSEKLVKDDVFTSIHIQEQTIKFRSSKAGNDVLTAEVPNASTKSRAHLDANGIVIVGSEVDTGDILVGRTSPKGEDNPTAEEKLMAAIWGKKALAQKDTSLRVKNGEGGTVIDVQILSRDQGDNLEEGVGMLVKILIAQKRKVKVGDKMAGRHGNKGVVSIVLPVEDMPFLEDGTPVDVVLNPQGVPSRMNIGQVLELHLGMAAKRLNTKFVTPVFDGIKIDTIKSLFAEANIPESGKFKLFDGITGQAFENPVSVGYMYMLKLQHMVDDKMHARSIGPYSLTTQQPLGGKSQNGGQRFGEMETWALESFGATSVLSELLTYKSDNIQGRNLLYNNIISGGKIPRPGTPESFNVLAYELRGLLIKLEVHKKDQPEEQEEEEKVAIDFTEIPVDFIDEFDNEGRIQLEKVDDQFEFDEENVDFD